In Nostoc sp. CENA543, a single genomic region encodes these proteins:
- a CDS encoding NUDIX hydrolase yields MSKLQKWQIINSKMVLNHPWCQVRQDEIKLPNGQVIDDYFVIIKPDIVLVLPITTNREIIFVRQYRHGVENFFMELPAGRFDPTQETPEDAGLRELREETGYEAEQLQKIATLYDNPSKDTNKIHLFLAENVIKVGGQSLDITEEIEVMLIPIDEVLEKITQGEIAVAGSVAALLLGLNFISNA; encoded by the coding sequence ATGAGTAAATTGCAAAAATGGCAAATAATCAACTCTAAAATGGTGTTAAATCATCCTTGGTGTCAGGTTAGACAAGATGAGATTAAATTACCCAACGGTCAGGTAATAGATGATTATTTTGTGATTATTAAGCCAGATATCGTCTTGGTTCTTCCTATTACTACCAATAGAGAAATTATCTTTGTCCGGCAATATAGACATGGAGTGGAGAATTTTTTCATGGAACTGCCTGCTGGTAGGTTTGACCCTACACAAGAAACCCCAGAAGATGCAGGTTTGAGAGAACTAAGAGAAGAAACAGGTTATGAGGCTGAACAATTGCAAAAAATTGCCACACTATACGATAACCCCAGTAAAGATACTAATAAAATTCATCTCTTCTTAGCAGAAAATGTCATTAAAGTTGGGGGTCAAAGTTTGGATATTACAGAAGAAATCGAAGTAATGCTGATACCAATAGATGAGGTATTAGAGAAAATTACTCAAGGAGAAATTGCGGTTGCAGGTAGTGTTGCTGCTCTACTTTTAGGACTTAATTTTATAAGTAACGCCTGA
- a CDS encoding dipeptide epimerase: MHIEVNLFTVNKRFPLTISRGTTAKTTNVWVKIVSSDGDNQIVGWGEASPFGVGNHAQSTDIIKTSLEQIAPVLQAFHPLQRQEIEQVFIQHQVPSAARAALDMALYDWFGKSVGLPLWQIWGLNRQAIVPTSVTIGIDSPTAAQTRARDWLQFMDVRLFKVKLGSPEGIEADKKMLLAVQEVAPELEFFVDANGGWSLANAIEMCNWLADLGIKYVEQPLPRGEENNLIKLKEKSPLPIFVDESCFNSSNIPHLASYVDGINIKLMKSGGLTEAMRMVHTAKAHGLQVMFGCYSDSSLSNTAAAQLSPLADYLDLDSHLNLIDDPFTGAVVQEGRVLPNDLPGLGVKYSASAA; encoded by the coding sequence ATGCACATAGAAGTAAATCTATTTACTGTTAACAAGCGATTTCCCTTAACTATTAGTCGCGGAACAACAGCAAAGACAACCAATGTTTGGGTCAAAATTGTCAGTTCTGATGGAGACAATCAGATTGTAGGTTGGGGTGAAGCGTCGCCTTTTGGTGTGGGCAATCATGCACAATCAACTGATATTATTAAAACCTCCTTGGAACAAATTGCACCTGTTTTGCAGGCATTCCACCCATTGCAGAGACAGGAAATTGAGCAAGTTTTCATCCAACATCAAGTTCCTTCGGCGGCTAGGGCTGCACTTGATATGGCGTTATATGACTGGTTTGGTAAGTCTGTGGGATTACCCCTGTGGCAAATCTGGGGACTGAATCGCCAAGCAATAGTACCAACTTCCGTCACCATCGGCATTGATTCACCAACAGCAGCTCAGACCAGGGCAAGAGATTGGTTACAATTTATGGATGTGCGCTTGTTTAAAGTCAAGTTAGGTTCTCCAGAGGGTATAGAAGCGGATAAGAAAATGTTATTAGCGGTGCAAGAAGTCGCACCAGAATTAGAATTTTTTGTGGATGCTAACGGGGGTTGGAGTCTAGCAAATGCCATTGAGATGTGTAATTGGCTAGCAGATTTAGGGATTAAATATGTAGAACAGCCGTTACCACGGGGAGAAGAAAATAATTTAATTAAGCTAAAAGAAAAATCACCATTGCCAATTTTTGTAGATGAGAGCTGCTTTAATAGCTCTAATATTCCCCATTTGGCAAGCTATGTTGATGGCATTAATATCAAGTTGATGAAATCTGGAGGCTTAACTGAAGCCATGCGGATGGTACACACGGCAAAAGCGCACGGTTTACAGGTCATGTTTGGCTGTTATTCTGACAGTTCCCTATCTAATACGGCGGCGGCGCAACTTTCGCCATTAGCTGATTATTTAGATTTAGATAGTCATTTAAATTTAATTGATGATCCCTTCACAGGTGCAGTAGTACAAGAAGGGAGAGTATTACCAAACGATTTACCAGGGTTGGGGGTAAAATACAGTGCGTCTGCCGCTTAA
- a CDS encoding APC family permease — MSRPTENIVLEGVQATDVATPKPLLRLPDAVALIVGIVIGAGIFETPALVASQAGNDITVLLLWLAGGLVSIIGALCYAELATTYPDVGGVYFYLKRAFGRSLAFLFAWARLTVIQTGSITLLAFVFGDYATQLWRLGAFSSSIYAAGVIALLTALNLVGLRQGKWTQNLLSVAKVLGLLLVVMFGLFATNASRVTLETTTTGNWGLAMVFVLLSYGGWNEAAYISAEIQNRRRNILRSLLWSIGIITAIYLLINWAYLRGLGLTNMAQSEAVAADLMRSIAGETGAWFISFLIAISTLGAINATIFTGARTNYALAKDFPLFSFMGRWQQLPSTPTSALIVQAAIALGLVLLGTLTRKGFETMVDYTAPVFWFFFLLSGISLLVLRYREPQITRPFNVPFYPLTPLLFCVVCGYLLYSSLVYTNVGAIAGVLVVAAGIPFLVWNRYRQRQI; from the coding sequence GTGAGTAGACCTACAGAAAACATTGTACTGGAGGGAGTACAGGCTACAGATGTGGCAACACCTAAGCCGTTGTTAAGATTACCAGATGCAGTGGCTTTAATTGTAGGTATTGTGATTGGTGCAGGTATTTTTGAAACTCCTGCATTAGTAGCAAGTCAAGCAGGAAATGATATTACTGTATTGCTGTTGTGGCTAGCTGGGGGTTTAGTATCAATTATCGGTGCGTTGTGTTATGCAGAGTTAGCAACAACCTATCCTGACGTGGGTGGGGTCTATTTTTATCTTAAAAGGGCGTTTGGGCGATCGCTGGCCTTTTTGTTTGCTTGGGCGCGACTCACAGTCATTCAAACTGGTTCTATTACTCTCCTCGCTTTCGTTTTTGGTGATTATGCTACCCAATTGTGGCGATTAGGCGCATTTTCATCCTCTATATATGCAGCCGGAGTCATTGCACTGTTAACAGCCTTGAATCTGGTGGGTTTAAGACAAGGTAAATGGACACAAAACTTACTATCTGTAGCCAAAGTTTTAGGGTTGTTACTAGTAGTCATGTTTGGGTTATTTGCCACAAATGCCTCTAGGGTAACGCTAGAAACCACTACTACAGGTAATTGGGGGTTAGCAATGGTGTTTGTGTTGCTATCTTACGGTGGTTGGAACGAAGCGGCGTATATTTCCGCAGAAATCCAAAATAGAAGGCGCAACATATTGCGATCGCTATTGTGGAGTATTGGGATAATCACCGCCATTTACCTACTAATCAATTGGGCTTACCTGCGCGGCTTAGGATTAACCAACATGGCACAGTCCGAAGCTGTAGCCGCCGATTTAATGCGCTCCATAGCCGGGGAAACTGGAGCTTGGTTTATTAGTTTCTTAATTGCAATTTCCACCTTGGGAGCTATTAACGCCACAATTTTCACTGGGGCGCGGACTAATTACGCTCTCGCCAAAGATTTTCCTCTATTTAGTTTTATGGGACGTTGGCAACAACTCCCCAGCACTCCCACCTCTGCGTTAATTGTACAGGCGGCGATCGCCTTGGGACTGGTTTTATTAGGCACACTCACCCGCAAAGGGTTTGAAACAATGGTAGATTACACCGCGCCTGTATTTTGGTTCTTTTTCCTACTTTCTGGTATTTCCTTGCTAGTGCTGCGATACAGAGAACCACAGATAACACGCCCCTTTAATGTGCCGTTTTATCCTTTGACACCATTACTCTTTTGTGTTGTGTGTGGCTACCTGCTTTACTCCAGCTTAGTTTATACCAACGTAGGAGCGATCGCAGGGGTGTTAGTGGTAGCAGCAGGGATACCGTTTTTAGTTTGGAATCGCTACCGCCAACGTCAGATCTGA
- a CDS encoding Uma2 family endonuclease encodes MEYSIALPQLPTAEELPDSDETPVDNELQNLIPNLLLAILSAVWSDGLRPTGGDRQDWFFGVDMGIYYLPTAPRKSIVPDGFLSLGVERRRQQRGRLSYVLWEENWIPPILVVEVVSQTYGGEYDTKMSKYLDLGVLYYVIYNPDYWQRDDHAPFEVYKQVNDEFVLQSQAQFWIPELQLAIGVDVGIYGGWEREWLFWFNQDGERFPSPDERVEQAEQQAQQAQQQAQQAQQELEDLRNRLKQRGIDPDSF; translated from the coding sequence ATGGAATATTCCATTGCTCTACCCCAGCTGCCAACAGCCGAAGAATTGCCCGATTCTGACGAGACACCTGTGGATAACGAACTGCAAAATCTGATTCCTAACTTACTGTTGGCTATTTTATCGGCGGTGTGGAGCGATGGGCTACGCCCCACCGGAGGTGATCGCCAGGATTGGTTTTTTGGGGTAGATATGGGTATCTACTATTTGCCGACTGCACCCCGAAAATCTATTGTTCCTGATGGTTTTTTGAGCTTGGGTGTAGAACGACGACGACAACAACGAGGTAGACTCAGTTACGTTTTATGGGAAGAAAACTGGATTCCGCCTATTTTGGTTGTTGAAGTTGTTTCTCAAACCTATGGTGGCGAATACGACACCAAAATGAGCAAATATCTGGATTTGGGCGTATTGTATTACGTCATCTATAATCCCGACTATTGGCAGCGAGATGATCACGCTCCCTTTGAAGTGTATAAACAAGTTAATGATGAGTTTGTTTTGCAATCGCAAGCACAGTTTTGGATACCGGAATTACAATTAGCAATTGGCGTGGATGTGGGTATCTACGGAGGCTGGGAAAGAGAATGGTTATTTTGGTTTAATCAGGATGGTGAGCGATTCCCCAGTCCCGATGAACGAGTAGAACAAGCCGAACAGCAAGCTCAACAGGCTCAACAGCAAGCTCAACAGGCTCAACAAGAGCTTGAAGACTTACGAAATCGACTCAAACAGCGCGGTATCGATCCCGATAGTTTTTAA
- the gorA gene encoding glutathione-disulfide reductase → MTYDFDLFVIGAGSGGIATARRAAEYGAKVGIAEFDRLGGTCVNRGCVPKKLMVYASRFPGAMEEAQGYGWSPVQSSLNWEEMITRVNNEVTRLNGIYQRMLDNSKVQIYQGRAKFIDSHTIEIGDTKVTADKILIAVGGTPVRPDVPGIEHALISDDVFNMNPQPKRIVILGGGYIGCEFACILNGLGTEVIQVIRQDKILRGFDDDLRTEIQEGMIRHGIRIINNIKTVEITKTDNGVSVKVQTDEEENILADAVSLAALGRKPNTDNIGLENTGVKVDEAGMILVDQYSRTAEEHIYAVGDCTSKFQLTPVAINEGRALADTVFGGKSRVMSYENIPTAIFTSPEAATVGLTEAEAIEKYGSDRIKVYRSRFRPMYYTLAGKEEKTMMKLVVNQETDQVLGAHMVGDYAAEIIQGVAIAVKMGAKKADFDATVGIHPSSAEEFVTMR, encoded by the coding sequence GTGACTTACGATTTTGATTTATTTGTAATTGGTGCGGGTTCAGGTGGGATTGCTACTGCGCGCCGTGCGGCGGAATATGGTGCAAAGGTGGGAATTGCAGAGTTTGATCGACTCGGCGGTACTTGCGTTAATCGTGGTTGCGTACCAAAAAAATTAATGGTTTATGCTTCTCGCTTCCCTGGTGCGATGGAAGAAGCACAAGGCTATGGTTGGAGTCCTGTGCAGAGTTCTTTGAATTGGGAAGAGATGATTACTCGCGTTAATAATGAAGTAACGCGGCTCAATGGTATCTATCAAAGAATGTTAGATAACTCCAAAGTGCAGATATATCAGGGACGAGCAAAATTTATTGATAGTCATACCATTGAAATTGGTGACACTAAAGTCACCGCCGATAAAATCTTGATTGCGGTGGGGGGAACACCAGTCCGTCCTGATGTTCCAGGAATTGAACACGCACTGATTTCTGATGATGTGTTTAATATGAATCCCCAACCCAAAAGAATAGTCATACTTGGTGGTGGCTATATTGGCTGTGAATTTGCTTGCATTTTAAATGGCTTAGGGACAGAAGTCATTCAAGTAATTCGCCAAGATAAAATTCTGCGTGGATTCGATGACGATTTGCGGACAGAAATTCAAGAAGGGATGATCCGCCACGGTATCAGAATTATTAATAATATCAAAACTGTCGAAATTACAAAGACAGATAATGGGGTCAGTGTTAAAGTTCAAACAGATGAGGAAGAAAATATCCTAGCCGATGCAGTCAGTTTAGCGGCATTGGGAAGAAAACCCAACACCGATAATATTGGCTTAGAAAATACTGGTGTAAAAGTAGATGAAGCGGGGATGATTTTAGTTGATCAATACAGTCGCACGGCGGAAGAGCATATTTATGCTGTCGGTGATTGTACTAGTAAATTCCAACTAACTCCTGTTGCAATTAATGAAGGCCGAGCCTTAGCTGATACCGTATTTGGTGGTAAATCGCGCGTGATGAGTTATGAAAATATTCCCACAGCGATTTTTACCAGTCCCGAAGCGGCGACAGTGGGATTAACAGAAGCAGAAGCCATTGAGAAATATGGTAGCGATCGCATTAAAGTTTATCGCTCTCGTTTCCGTCCCATGTACTACACCTTAGCAGGTAAAGAAGAAAAAACCATGATGAAGTTAGTTGTCAATCAAGAAACTGACCAAGTTTTGGGCGCGCACATGGTAGGCGATTATGCTGCTGAAATTATTCAAGGCGTAGCAATTGCCGTTAAAATGGGTGCGAAAAAAGCTGATTTTGATGCCACAGTCGGGATTCATCCCAGTTCCGCCGAAGAATTCGTCACCATGCGTTAA
- a CDS encoding DUF6658 family protein translates to MDNLKALWKKLRIRQVLTVFLAGLLLVFNTACSQANPQGSNPQNPAVQAGGANNPYKNGGDNYTKYRMSTDPKINNPKTDKSNNQASLHSNAPILIAANRESELLYPGAETPTGRVLKEGELPLITQEDYKQPKPGGLIQREPDVGTRIQERVGTVQENIKEASGFLREKADETSARPELQKNPAVGR, encoded by the coding sequence GTGGATAATTTAAAAGCCTTATGGAAAAAGCTGCGAATTCGCCAAGTGTTAACTGTATTTTTGGCTGGTCTATTGTTAGTTTTCAACACTGCTTGTAGTCAAGCCAATCCCCAAGGATCTAATCCGCAAAATCCTGCTGTACAAGCAGGTGGTGCGAACAATCCCTATAAAAATGGGGGAGATAATTACACCAAATATCGGATGTCTACAGATCCAAAAATCAACAACCCCAAGACAGATAAAAGTAATAACCAAGCTAGTTTACACAGCAATGCACCAATATTAATTGCAGCCAATAGAGAATCTGAATTGCTCTATCCTGGTGCGGAAACACCCACTGGTAGAGTTCTCAAAGAAGGAGAACTACCATTGATTACTCAAGAAGATTACAAACAACCAAAACCAGGTGGATTAATTCAGCGTGAACCGGACGTAGGGACTCGAATTCAAGAAAGAGTGGGTACAGTCCAAGAAAACATTAAAGAAGCTTCTGGTTTTTTGCGAGAAAAAGCAGATGAAACAAGTGCAAGACCTGAACTGCAAAAGAACCCCGCAGTTGGTAGATAG
- a CDS encoding YbhN family protein: MTIKLKQILRWVILGATLVFVGKALQDNWLEVTAIRIDEAGWSILAIATGITLLAHTWAGWIWTWILQELKQPVPATKFIQVYLKTNIAKYLPGNVWHHYGRIVAAKNANISAGAATLSVLLEPLLMAAAALIFVVLFGNQFAANNNTFIQQLFKIFSLIIILGAIHPRFLNPVINLLHKLKVKKSDNKSTPNVGIRRYPLRPLLGEMAFLGLRGLGFILTLFAIMPLNFGQVPLLLGAFSFSWLLGFIVPGAPGGLGVFEATAIALLQHRFPSGAIISAIALYRLISIIAEVAGAVLASLDER; the protein is encoded by the coding sequence ATGACTATTAAACTGAAGCAGATTCTACGTTGGGTAATTTTGGGGGCTACCTTAGTTTTTGTTGGTAAAGCCTTGCAAGATAACTGGTTGGAGGTGACGGCTATCCGCATTGATGAGGCGGGATGGTCAATTTTAGCGATCGCAACCGGTATTACTCTCTTAGCGCATACCTGGGCTGGTTGGATTTGGACTTGGATTCTCCAGGAATTGAAACAACCCGTACCAGCTACCAAATTTATTCAAGTTTACCTCAAAACTAACATCGCCAAATATTTACCGGGGAATGTGTGGCATCATTATGGGCGAATTGTCGCAGCCAAAAATGCTAATATCTCGGCTGGTGCAGCTACTCTCAGTGTTTTATTAGAACCTCTATTGATGGCGGCGGCGGCTTTAATTTTTGTGGTGTTATTCGGTAATCAATTTGCCGCTAACAACAATACTTTTATTCAACAGTTATTTAAAATATTTAGTTTAATAATTATTCTTGGTGCTATACATCCCCGATTTTTAAATCCAGTAATTAACTTATTGCATAAATTAAAAGTTAAAAAATCAGACAATAAATCAACTCCCAATGTCGGGATTCGTCGCTATCCCCTACGCCCCTTGTTAGGCGAAATGGCATTTTTAGGACTGCGGGGTTTAGGGTTTATCTTAACTCTATTTGCGATTATGCCCTTAAATTTTGGTCAAGTTCCTTTATTGTTGGGGGCTTTTAGTTTTTCGTGGCTGTTGGGGTTTATAGTTCCTGGTGCGCCTGGAGGTTTGGGTGTATTTGAAGCTACAGCGATCGCTCTTTTACAACATCGCTTTCCCTCCGGCGCAATTATTAGTGCGATCGCTTTATATCGTCTCATTAGCATCATCGCAGAAGTCGCCGGTGCTGTTTTGGCTTCCCTGGATGAGCGTTAG
- a CDS encoding cyclopropane-fatty-acyl-phospholipid synthase family protein has protein sequence MKLQKMLLLVVASVSFANVGLVGCTTPAQNLDAQAQPSAPTLTGQTETLAQTQPQERPADVPYVPTPQPVVDAMLEVAQVNKNDVLYDLGSGDGRIVNTAAQKYGTKGIGIDISPERIQEANANAQQAGVTDKVQFIQQDLFNTDLSNATVVTLYLLPEINLKLRPKLFRELKPGTRVVSHAFDMGDWKPEKTLQVDGKTIYYWVIPEQIPANLRN, from the coding sequence ATGAAGTTGCAAAAAATGTTACTGCTCGTTGTTGCTAGCGTAAGTTTTGCTAATGTTGGTCTTGTGGGATGCACAACCCCAGCGCAAAATTTAGATGCACAAGCACAGCCTTCTGCACCCACATTAACAGGTCAAACTGAAACATTAGCTCAGACACAACCCCAAGAACGTCCGGCTGATGTTCCCTATGTCCCGACTCCACAACCTGTAGTAGATGCCATGCTAGAAGTAGCGCAAGTTAATAAAAATGATGTGCTGTACGACTTAGGTAGTGGTGACGGTCGGATTGTCAATACAGCCGCCCAAAAATACGGTACAAAAGGCATTGGCATAGATATTAGTCCAGAACGTATCCAAGAAGCTAACGCCAATGCCCAACAAGCCGGAGTAACCGATAAAGTACAGTTTATTCAACAAGACTTGTTTAATACTGACTTGAGTAACGCCACAGTAGTTACACTCTACCTGTTACCTGAAATCAACCTCAAACTACGTCCTAAACTTTTCAGAGAACTTAAACCTGGCACAAGGGTAGTTTCCCATGCCTTTGATATGGGAGATTGGAAACCCGAAAAGACATTACAAGTAGATGGCAAAACTATCTACTATTGGGTGATTCCAGAACAAATTCCCGCTAATTTACGCAACTAG
- a CDS encoding peroxiredoxin: MTAITRVPDVVFKTRVRDESVPGPNPYRWQDRTTQEIFGGKKVVLFALPGAFTPTCSSTHLPRYEELYDEFKALGVDQIICLSVNDAFVMFQWGKQQGAKNVFLLPDGSGEFTRKMGMLVDKSNIGFGMRSWRYAMVVNDGQIEQMFIEPGFEDNCPTDPFEVSDADTVLAYLKGVERSKEVAPRLAFVG; the protein is encoded by the coding sequence ATGACTGCTATTACTCGCGTTCCCGATGTTGTATTTAAAACCCGTGTTAGAGATGAGTCCGTACCTGGCCCTAATCCCTACCGTTGGCAAGACCGCACAACTCAAGAAATTTTCGGCGGGAAAAAAGTAGTCTTATTTGCTTTACCTGGGGCTTTTACACCCACCTGTTCTTCTACTCACCTGCCCCGTTATGAAGAACTATATGATGAATTCAAAGCTTTAGGCGTTGATCAAATTATTTGTTTATCAGTAAATGATGCGTTTGTGATGTTCCAATGGGGTAAACAACAAGGCGCGAAGAACGTCTTCTTGTTACCTGACGGTAGTGGCGAATTTACCCGTAAAATGGGAATGTTAGTAGATAAATCTAACATCGGCTTTGGAATGCGGTCTTGGCGTTATGCAATGGTTGTCAACGATGGACAGATTGAACAAATGTTCATTGAACCAGGCTTTGAAGACAACTGTCCTACCGATCCTTTTGAAGTTTCCGACGCAGATACAGTTTTGGCATACCTCAAAGGTGTAGAACGTTCCAAAGAAGTTGCACCTCGTTTAGCATTCGTCGGTTAA
- a CDS encoding phosphoserine transaminase has translation MSESLTPPTIKPQNPNFSSGPCAKRPGWSVTNLQNACLGRSHRSEDGKAKLTEAIERSKKILGLPADYRLGIVPASDTGAVEMALWSLLGQRPLDILAWESFGQEWVKDVVDELKLSDVRLMKAPYGSLTNLEEVDFSHDVVFLWNGTTSGVRVPNGDWIPDDRQGLTICDATSAVFAMDIPWEKIDVLTYSWQKVLGGEAQHGVVVLSPRAVERLESYQPAWPIPKIFRLTQKGKLIEGVFKGDTINTPSMLCVEDVIDALVWAESIGGLSGLISRSEANLAAISKWVEQSSWADFLAEKPETRSCTSICLKIVDAGFTSLSTEDQAKFAKKMAKLLEKQQIAYDIAPYRAAPPGLRIWGGATVETADIEALLPWLDWAYTSVKAEFAVAA, from the coding sequence ATGTCAGAGTCTCTTACTCCCCCCACAATTAAACCCCAAAATCCCAATTTTTCTTCTGGCCCTTGCGCCAAGCGTCCAGGTTGGTCTGTAACTAATTTGCAAAATGCTTGTTTGGGTCGTTCCCACAGATCAGAAGATGGTAAAGCTAAATTAACTGAAGCAATTGAACGTTCTAAAAAAATTCTCGGTCTACCTGCTGATTATCGCTTGGGTATTGTTCCCGCATCTGATACCGGTGCGGTAGAAATGGCTTTATGGTCACTACTCGGACAGCGACCCCTTGATATCCTGGCTTGGGAAAGTTTCGGTCAGGAATGGGTGAAAGATGTCGTAGATGAATTGAAATTGTCTGATGTCCGTCTCATGAAAGCACCCTATGGCAGTTTAACCAATTTAGAGGAAGTGGATTTTAGCCATGATGTGGTGTTTTTGTGGAATGGGACAACATCTGGTGTGAGAGTTCCCAATGGGGATTGGATTCCCGATGACCGTCAAGGGTTGACCATTTGTGATGCTACATCTGCGGTATTCGCGATGGATATCCCTTGGGAAAAAATCGATGTGCTGACATATTCTTGGCAAAAAGTTTTAGGTGGGGAAGCGCAACACGGTGTAGTTGTTCTCTCACCCCGCGCTGTAGAAAGACTGGAAAGTTATCAACCAGCTTGGCCGATTCCCAAAATTTTCCGCCTCACCCAAAAAGGGAAACTCATTGAAGGTGTTTTTAAAGGAGATACCATCAACACACCATCAATGTTGTGTGTAGAAGATGTCATAGATGCTTTAGTTTGGGCAGAAAGTATTGGCGGACTCTCCGGCTTAATTAGTCGCAGTGAAGCGAATTTGGCAGCAATTAGCAAATGGGTGGAACAAAGCAGTTGGGCGGATTTCTTGGCAGAGAAACCAGAAACTCGTTCTTGTACTTCGATTTGTTTAAAAATTGTGGATGCTGGATTTACTAGCCTCAGCACAGAAGACCAAGCGAAATTTGCCAAAAAAATGGCGAAGCTTTTAGAAAAACAACAAATTGCTTATGATATTGCTCCCTATCGCGCTGCACCCCCAGGACTGAGAATTTGGGGAGGTGCTACGGTAGAAACTGCTGATATTGAAGCATTACTTCCTTGGTTAGATTGGGCATATACTTCTGTAAAAGCTGAATTTGCAGTAGCGGCTTAA
- a CDS encoding DUF1611 domain-containing protein — MRLPLNQKVAILLHEGIQGSIGKTGLALLRYSEAPIVAVIDKTCAGKSLREITGIKRDVPIVESVAAALEYQPQILVLGIAPAGGGIPDDYWMEIKTALESGMSLVNGLHTPLANMPDLNALLKPGQLIWDVRKEPPNLEIASGAARNLPCRRVLTVGTDMAIGKMSTSLELHWLSKLRGWRSKFLATGQTGVMLEGDGVALDAVRVDFAAGAVEQMVMRYGKNYDILYIEGQGSLLHPGSTATLPLIRGSQPTQLVLVHKAGQTHNRNNSHVPIPPLPEVINLYETVASAGGAFAKVPVVGVALNTAHLDETTAKDAIAQTTAETGLPCTDVVRFGADVLLDAVMQS, encoded by the coding sequence GTGCGTCTGCCGCTTAATCAAAAAGTCGCTATTTTATTACACGAAGGAATTCAAGGATCTATAGGTAAAACTGGGCTAGCACTCCTACGCTACAGTGAAGCCCCCATTGTCGCAGTCATAGATAAAACCTGTGCAGGCAAATCTTTAAGAGAAATCACAGGTATTAAGCGGGATGTTCCCATTGTGGAATCGGTAGCAGCAGCTTTGGAATATCAGCCGCAAATTTTAGTTTTGGGGATTGCACCCGCAGGTGGCGGGATACCTGATGATTACTGGATGGAAATTAAAACAGCTTTAGAATCAGGGATGTCTTTGGTGAATGGCTTACATACACCCTTAGCCAATATGCCGGATTTAAATGCACTCCTCAAACCTGGACAATTAATTTGGGATGTACGTAAAGAACCCCCTAATTTAGAAATCGCCAGTGGCGCAGCCAGAAATTTACCTTGTCGGCGGGTGCTAACTGTGGGGACTGACATGGCTATCGGCAAAATGTCCACTAGTTTAGAACTCCATTGGTTATCAAAATTGCGCGGTTGGCGTTCTAAGTTTTTGGCGACAGGACAAACCGGTGTGATGTTAGAAGGGGATGGTGTCGCCTTGGATGCTGTCCGTGTAGACTTTGCGGCTGGTGCAGTAGAACAGATGGTGATGCGCTACGGCAAAAACTACGACATTTTATATATAGAAGGACAAGGTTCATTATTACACCCTGGTTCAACTGCAACCTTGCCTTTAATTCGTGGTTCTCAACCGACGCAGTTAGTGTTGGTACATAAAGCCGGACAAACCCACAATCGCAATAACTCTCACGTACCCATTCCGCCTTTACCAGAGGTAATTAACCTGTATGAAACCGTCGCTAGTGCTGGGGGTGCATTTGCAAAAGTACCTGTAGTTGGTGTAGCTCTGAACACTGCCCATTTAGATGAAACTACGGCTAAAGATGCGATCGCTCAAACTACAGCCGAAACCGGTCTACCCTGCACCGATGTCGTCCGTTTTGGGGCAGATGTGCTGTTAGATGCGGTAATGCAAAGTTAA
- a CDS encoding Fur family transcriptional regulator, whose protein sequence is MQQRADEIIKTLKSKGLRVTPQRFAVYANLLERTDHPTVEQILTDLNKDAPTSSQATVYAALQALREVGLVREVLLEEGVSRYDANVAPHHHFRCKCCRTIEDVQWNAFGNIDLSQLRSGLKAERFEVIVQGVCDRCQ, encoded by the coding sequence ATGCAGCAGCGAGCAGACGAAATTATCAAGACACTCAAAAGTAAAGGATTGCGAGTCACGCCACAAAGGTTCGCAGTCTATGCCAACCTGCTGGAGAGAACAGACCATCCTACCGTTGAGCAAATTTTGACGGATTTAAACAAAGATGCGCCAACCTCATCACAGGCTACAGTATATGCTGCGCTTCAGGCATTGCGTGAGGTTGGTTTAGTGCGAGAAGTGCTATTAGAAGAGGGTGTTTCCCGCTACGATGCCAATGTAGCCCCCCATCATCATTTCCGGTGTAAATGCTGTCGCACAATTGAAGACGTTCAATGGAATGCTTTCGGCAATATTGATTTAAGTCAACTGCGTTCAGGACTCAAAGCCGAAAGGTTTGAGGTGATAGTACAGGGAGTGTGCGATCGCTGTCAATGA